Proteins co-encoded in one Marinobacter qingdaonensis genomic window:
- a CDS encoding response regulator, with protein MTEAGIELERIMLVEDEEDIRAVAELALEAVGGFTLTTCESGQKALETISEFDPQLIVLDVMMPGMDGPSTLKAIRRHPDFSDTPAIFMTAKVQPDEVDGYLSQGAVAVIPKPFDPMALSDRIREIWDNLDQEG; from the coding sequence ATGACTGAAGCAGGCATCGAATTAGAAAGAATCATGTTGGTCGAGGACGAGGAGGACATCCGCGCCGTGGCCGAGTTGGCGCTCGAGGCGGTGGGTGGCTTCACCCTCACCACCTGCGAGTCCGGGCAGAAGGCCTTGGAAACCATTTCAGAGTTTGACCCCCAGTTGATCGTGCTGGACGTCATGATGCCGGGAATGGATGGCCCTTCCACCCTGAAAGCCATTCGCCGGCATCCGGACTTCTCCGATACCCCGGCCATTTTCATGACCGCGAAAGTGCAGCCGGACGAAGTCGACGGCTATCTGTCCCAGGGCGCTGTGGCAGTCATCCCCAAGCCGTTTGATCCCATGGCGCTGTCGGACCGGATCCGGGAAATCTGGGACAACCTCGACCAGGAGGGATAG
- a CDS encoding DUF2288 domain-containing protein, giving the protein MSSDPSRDELKAKLNLETSRIHWHDLQTYFARGQVVRVAPELDLLEVATELAADNKSRFEAWMTAGKVGEIPADLAQAWYDSNTELWAVVIAPWVLVQDRSNHVLQ; this is encoded by the coding sequence ATGTCGTCTGACCCCTCCCGGGATGAGCTCAAAGCAAAGCTGAATCTGGAAACTTCCCGCATTCACTGGCACGACCTGCAAACCTATTTTGCCCGTGGTCAGGTGGTTCGGGTGGCCCCGGAGCTCGACTTGCTGGAGGTGGCGACGGAGCTGGCGGCGGACAACAAGTCGCGGTTCGAGGCCTGGATGACTGCCGGCAAGGTCGGGGAGATCCCGGCCGATCTGGCCCAGGCCTGGTACGACAGCAACACCGAACTCTGGGCGGTGGTGATCGCGCCCTGGGTGCTGGTGCAGGACCGCTCCAACCATGTCCTGCAGTGA